A genomic region of Streptomyces sp. R33 contains the following coding sequences:
- a CDS encoding ABC transporter ATP-binding protein, translating into MTAGGKQGWARRLAAYTWRYRLNVLLALGSSLGGMAVMALVPLVTKVIIDDVIGDHTKPMGIWAGLLIGAAVLVYVMTYIRRYYGGRLALDVQHDLRTDMYDTIARLDGRRQDELSTGQVVGRATSDLQLIQGLLFMLPMTIGNFLLFGISLGVMLWLSPLLTLVALLMAPALWFIAKRSRKKLFPATWWAQGQAAAVATVVDGAVTGVRVVKGFGQEEQETGKLRAAGRRLFAGRMRTIRLNSRYTPALQAVPALAQVAMLALGGWMATNGQVTLGTFVAFSTYLAQLVGPVRMLAMVLTVGQQARAGVERVFELIDTEPVIEDGTHELPADAPATVEFDGVVFGYDPERPVLDGFSLSITEGETVAVVGASGSGKSTVSLLLPRFYDADRGAVRVGGHDVRGLTFDSLRAAIGLVPEDSFLFSDTIRANIAYGHPEATDAQIEAAARAAQAEGFIKALPAGYDTKVGEQGLTLSGGQRQRIALARAILTDPRLLLLDDATSAVDARVEHEIHEALRAVMAGRTTLLIAHRRSTLALADRIAVLDRGRLSDIGTHEELERRSPLYRRLLTDPDALGAGSPRTPEAPAMSEFERDIEGDLARDIELEAEIDSEPVNAKRRVADGVTPELWRRQEESESAAAAGTAAAPAPGAAPSMAGAVAGMPATPELLAQVAALPPADDEPAVDEDQAASAEKSYNLRRLLSGFWAPLAVSLGLVAVDAGSGLLLPILIRHGIDKGVEQAALGAVWVAALLALGVVVAQWAAQFAETRMTGRTGERVLYALRVKIFAQLQRLGLDYYERELTGKIMTRMTTDVDALSTFLQTGLVTAVVSVFTFFGILIALLVLDVELALIVFATLPVLVLGTIVFRRKSVAAYELARDRVSLVNADLQESVSGLRIVQAFRRQRAGAARFAERSDSYREARVRGQWLISVYFPFVQLLSSGAAAAVLIVGAGRVEAGTLTTGALVAYLLYIDLFFAPVQQLSQVFDGYQQATVSLGRIQGLLREPTSTPRPADPAPVRELRGEIAFEDVRFAYGTAEERGEKGDALAGISLRIPAGQTVAFVGETGAGKSTLVKLVARFYDPTSGRVTADGADLRELDLTAYRHRLGVVPQEPYLFPGTVRDAIAYGRPEAADAEVEAAARAVGAHDMIATLDGGYLHTVAERGRNLSAGQRQLIALARAELVDPDVLLLDEATAALDLATEAQVNQATDRLAGKRTTLVVAHRLTTAARADRVVVMDRGRVVEDGTHAELVARGGHYAELWRTFVGEDEPAAAL; encoded by the coding sequence ATGACAGCGGGCGGGAAACAGGGCTGGGCCCGGCGGCTCGCCGCCTACACCTGGCGGTACCGGCTCAACGTGCTGCTGGCGCTCGGGTCCTCCCTGGGCGGCATGGCGGTCATGGCGCTCGTGCCGCTGGTCACCAAGGTCATCATCGACGACGTCATCGGCGACCACACCAAGCCCATGGGGATATGGGCCGGCCTGCTCATAGGCGCCGCGGTCCTCGTGTACGTGATGACGTACATCCGCAGGTACTACGGCGGCCGCCTCGCGCTCGACGTCCAGCACGACCTGCGCACCGACATGTACGACACCATCGCCCGCCTCGACGGGCGCCGCCAGGACGAGCTGTCCACCGGACAGGTCGTCGGGCGTGCCACGAGCGACCTCCAGCTGATCCAAGGGCTGCTCTTCATGCTGCCCATGACCATCGGGAACTTCCTGCTGTTCGGGATATCCCTCGGCGTCATGCTGTGGCTGTCCCCGCTGCTGACGCTGGTCGCACTGCTCATGGCCCCCGCGCTCTGGTTCATCGCCAAGCGCAGCCGCAAGAAGCTCTTCCCCGCCACCTGGTGGGCCCAGGGCCAGGCCGCCGCCGTCGCCACCGTCGTCGACGGAGCCGTCACCGGCGTCCGCGTCGTCAAGGGCTTCGGCCAGGAGGAGCAGGAGACCGGCAAGCTGCGCGCCGCGGGGCGGCGGCTGTTCGCCGGGCGGATGCGGACCATCCGGCTCAACTCCCGCTACACCCCCGCCCTGCAGGCCGTGCCCGCCCTCGCGCAGGTCGCCATGCTGGCCCTCGGCGGCTGGATGGCCACCAACGGCCAGGTCACCCTCGGCACCTTCGTGGCCTTCTCCACCTACCTCGCCCAGCTCGTCGGCCCCGTCCGCATGCTCGCCATGGTCCTCACCGTCGGCCAGCAGGCCCGCGCCGGCGTCGAGCGCGTCTTCGAGCTCATCGACACCGAGCCCGTCATCGAGGACGGCACGCACGAGCTGCCCGCCGACGCCCCCGCCACCGTCGAGTTCGACGGGGTCGTCTTCGGGTACGACCCCGAGCGGCCGGTCCTGGACGGCTTCTCGCTCTCCATCACCGAGGGCGAGACCGTCGCCGTCGTCGGAGCCTCCGGTTCCGGCAAGTCCACCGTCTCCCTCCTCCTGCCCCGCTTCTACGACGCCGACCGCGGCGCCGTACGCGTCGGGGGCCACGACGTCCGCGGGCTGACCTTCGACTCCCTGCGCGCCGCCATCGGGCTCGTGCCGGAGGACTCCTTCCTCTTCTCCGACACCATCCGCGCCAACATCGCCTACGGCCACCCCGAGGCCACCGACGCGCAGATCGAGGCCGCAGCCCGCGCCGCCCAGGCCGAAGGGTTCATCAAGGCCCTGCCCGCCGGGTACGACACCAAGGTCGGCGAGCAGGGGCTCACCCTCTCCGGCGGCCAGCGCCAGCGCATCGCGCTCGCCCGCGCCATCCTCACCGACCCGCGCCTGCTGCTCCTCGACGACGCCACCTCCGCCGTGGACGCCCGCGTCGAGCACGAGATCCACGAGGCGCTGCGCGCCGTCATGGCCGGCCGCACCACCCTCCTCATCGCCCACCGCCGCTCCACGCTCGCGCTGGCCGACAGGATCGCCGTACTCGACCGCGGGCGGCTCTCCGACATCGGCACGCACGAGGAGCTGGAGCGCCGCTCGCCCCTCTACCGGCGGCTGCTCACCGACCCGGACGCGCTCGGCGCCGGCTCGCCGCGCACCCCCGAGGCGCCCGCGATGTCCGAGTTCGAGCGGGACATCGAAGGGGACCTCGCACGGGACATCGAGCTCGAGGCCGAGATCGACTCCGAGCCGGTCAACGCCAAGCGGCGCGTCGCCGACGGGGTGACCCCCGAGCTCTGGCGCCGCCAGGAGGAATCCGAGTCCGCCGCGGCGGCCGGGACCGCCGCAGCCCCCGCCCCCGGCGCCGCGCCCTCCATGGCGGGCGCCGTCGCCGGCATGCCGGCCACCCCCGAGCTGCTCGCGCAGGTGGCCGCGCTGCCGCCCGCCGACGACGAGCCCGCCGTGGACGAGGACCAGGCCGCGTCCGCCGAGAAGAGCTACAACCTGCGCCGGCTGCTCAGCGGCTTCTGGGCGCCCCTCGCCGTCAGCCTCGGCCTCGTCGCCGTCGACGCCGGCTCCGGGCTGCTGCTCCCGATCCTGATCCGGCACGGCATCGACAAGGGCGTCGAGCAGGCCGCCCTCGGCGCCGTCTGGGTGGCCGCCCTGCTCGCGCTCGGCGTCGTCGTCGCGCAGTGGGCCGCCCAGTTCGCCGAGACCCGGATGACCGGGCGCACCGGCGAGCGCGTCCTGTACGCCCTGCGCGTCAAGATCTTCGCCCAGCTCCAGCGCCTCGGCCTCGACTACTACGAGCGCGAGCTGACCGGCAAGATCATGACCCGGATGACCACCGACGTGGACGCCCTGTCGACCTTCCTGCAGACCGGGCTCGTCACCGCCGTCGTCTCCGTCTTCACCTTCTTCGGCATCCTGATCGCCCTGCTCGTCCTCGACGTCGAGCTCGCGCTGATCGTGTTCGCGACGCTCCCCGTGCTGGTCCTCGGCACGATCGTGTTCCGCCGCAAGTCGGTCGCCGCGTACGAGCTCGCCCGCGACCGGGTCAGCCTGGTCAACGCCGACCTCCAGGAGTCCGTCTCCGGACTGCGCATCGTCCAGGCGTTCCGCCGCCAGCGCGCCGGCGCCGCCCGGTTCGCCGAGCGGAGCGACTCGTACCGCGAAGCCCGGGTGCGGGGCCAGTGGCTGATATCCGTCTACTTCCCCTTCGTGCAGCTGCTGTCCTCCGGGGCGGCGGCCGCCGTGCTGATCGTCGGCGCGGGCCGCGTCGAGGCCGGCACCCTCACCACCGGCGCGCTGGTGGCGTACCTCCTGTACATCGACCTGTTCTTCGCCCCCGTCCAGCAGCTCTCCCAGGTCTTCGACGGCTACCAGCAGGCCACCGTCTCCCTCGGCCGGATCCAGGGGCTGCTGCGCGAGCCCACCAGCACCCCGCGGCCCGCCGACCCCGCCCCCGTGCGGGAGCTGCGCGGCGAGATCGCCTTCGAGGACGTGCGCTTCGCGTACGGCACCGCCGAGGAGCGCGGCGAGAAGGGCGACGCGCTGGCCGGGATCAGCCTGCGGATACCCGCCGGCCAGACCGTCGCGTTCGTCGGCGAGACCGGCGCCGGCAAGTCCACGCTGGTCAAGCTCGTGGCCCGGTTCTACGACCCGACCTCGGGCCGGGTCACCGCCGACGGCGCCGATCTGCGGGAGCTCGACCTGACGGCGTACCGCCACCGGCTGGGGGTCGTCCCCCAGGAGCCGTACCTCTTCCCGGGGACGGTCCGCGACGCCATCGCCTACGGGCGGCCCGAGGCGGCCGACGCCGAGGTGGAGGCGGCCGCCCGCGCGGTCGGCGCCCACGACATGATCGCCACCCTCGACGGCGGCTACCTGCACACCGTCGCCGAACGCGGGCGCAACCTCTCGGCCGGCCAGCGCCAGCTGATCGCCCTGGCCCGCGCCGAACTCGTCGACCCGGACGTGCTGCTGCTCGACGAGGCCACCGCCGCGCTCGACCTGGCCACCGAGGCCCAGGTCAACCAGGCCACCGACCGGCTCGCCGGCAAGCGCACCACACTCGTGGTGGCACACCGGCTGACCACGGCTGCGCGCGCCGACCGGGTCGTCGTCATGGACCGCGGCCGCGTCGTGGAGGACGGCACCCACGCCGAACTCGTCGCCCGCGGCGGCCACTACGCCGAACTGTGGCGCACCTTCGTCGGCGAGGACGAGCCGGCCGCGGCGCTCTAG
- a CDS encoding PucR family transcriptional regulator, whose product MEASPPTPPVLLDRLLADAELGLRLLAGPAEAEVHGVHASEMADPSPYLLGGELLLTAGAEPGAGGGADAGEYVARLVRAGAAGVGFGVTPVHASVPRALADACERQGLPLVEVPPGTPFTAVARAVWRLMAEARTRELRRVAAAQQALAAAAARPDPVPAVLSRLAASLGGWAALLAPAGAAAAGSGLADGPAPAESATAGIPTGGPPGAGAADAPAATAGAGSAPVGVVRAAGAGVGEEVLGALGVLARRVGGGTAATATDAVGAIHLAVYAVGGGRVLALATPARAAGDHTIASIAAVLLTLLTAERPAGTEAAALTRLLFGGSPAEALGPGPWYAVQAAGGGDPQALAAALGTVLLEPHEGGVRLLTDREPAAQPGWRLGVSAPSGPEALARADAQARRALERAEAARTSLVRHTGAGLGALVDPAEARAHAEALLAPLSPAHRETLRTWLAHHGSWDRTAAALGVHRNTVRQRIARVAALLRSDLDDPDTRMELWFALTRDTGV is encoded by the coding sequence ATGGAGGCCTCGCCCCCGACCCCGCCGGTTTTGCTGGACCGGCTGCTGGCCGACGCCGAACTGGGACTGCGGCTGCTGGCCGGACCCGCAGAGGCCGAGGTGCACGGGGTGCACGCCTCCGAGATGGCGGATCCGTCGCCGTACCTGCTCGGCGGCGAGTTGCTGCTGACGGCGGGGGCGGAGCCGGGTGCGGGCGGGGGCGCGGACGCCGGGGAGTACGTGGCCCGGCTCGTACGGGCCGGGGCGGCCGGGGTCGGCTTCGGGGTGACCCCGGTGCACGCGTCGGTGCCGCGGGCCCTGGCCGACGCCTGCGAGCGGCAGGGGCTGCCGCTGGTCGAGGTACCGCCGGGGACCCCTTTCACGGCGGTGGCCCGGGCGGTCTGGCGCCTGATGGCCGAGGCGCGGACCCGCGAGCTGCGCCGGGTCGCCGCAGCGCAGCAGGCCCTCGCCGCAGCGGCCGCCCGCCCCGACCCGGTGCCTGCGGTGCTGTCCCGCCTGGCGGCGAGCCTGGGCGGCTGGGCCGCCCTCCTGGCCCCGGCCGGTGCCGCAGCGGCGGGGTCGGGCCTGGCTGACGGCCCGGCCCCGGCGGAATCCGCAACCGCCGGGATCCCGACGGGCGGGCCGCCCGGGGCCGGCGCCGCGGACGCCCCTGCCGCAACCGCCGGCGCCGGATCCGCTCCCGTCGGGGTCGTGCGGGCCGCGGGGGCCGGGGTCGGGGAGGAGGTGCTCGGGGCTCTCGGAGTGCTCGCCCGGCGGGTGGGCGGCGGGACGGCGGCCACCGCCACCGATGCCGTCGGCGCAATCCACCTCGCCGTCTACGCCGTCGGCGGCGGCCGGGTGCTGGCACTCGCCACCCCGGCCCGGGCCGCGGGCGACCACACCATCGCCTCCATCGCCGCCGTCCTGCTGACCCTGCTCACCGCCGAACGGCCCGCCGGGACCGAGGCCGCCGCGCTCACCCGCCTGCTGTTCGGCGGTTCTCCCGCCGAGGCCCTCGGGCCCGGACCCTGGTACGCCGTCCAGGCCGCCGGCGGCGGGGATCCGCAGGCCCTCGCCGCCGCGCTGGGCACCGTACTGCTCGAGCCGCACGAGGGCGGCGTACGCCTGCTCACCGACCGGGAGCCCGCCGCGCAGCCCGGATGGCGCCTCGGGGTGAGCGCCCCCTCCGGACCCGAAGCCCTGGCCAGGGCCGACGCGCAGGCCCGCCGGGCGCTGGAGCGTGCCGAGGCGGCCCGCACCTCGCTGGTCCGGCACACCGGCGCGGGGCTCGGCGCCCTGGTGGACCCCGCCGAGGCCCGCGCCCACGCCGAGGCCCTGCTCGCCCCGCTGTCCCCGGCCCACCGGGAGACCCTGCGCACCTGGCTGGCGCACCACGGCAGCTGGGACCGGACGGCCGCGGCCCTCGGCGTCCACCGCAACACCGTCCGCCAGCGCATCGCCCGTGTCGCGGCCCTGCTGCGCAGCGACCTCGACGACCCGGACACCCGGATGGAGCTGTGGTTCGCGCTGACCCGGGACACCGGGGTCTGA
- a CDS encoding acyl-CoA dehydrogenase family protein translates to MRRTVFNEDHEAFRETIRAFIEAEVVPVYDEWFAAGQAPRDFYYKLGELGVFGINVPEEFGGAGLDTHKFEAVLYEETSRAGVNFGGSGVHVLLALPYIKMLADDEQKKRYLPKFVSGEEMWALAMTEPGTGSDVAGMKTTAKLSEDGTHYVLNGSKTFITGGVHADRVIVCARTAAPREDDRRFGISLFAVDTKSEGYSIGRKLDKLGLRTSDTAELAFVDVKVPVEDLLGEEGKGFYYLGHNLASERWGIAFGAYAQAAAAVRFAQQYVTDRTVFGKPVAHFQNTKFELAACQAEVDAAQAVADRALEALDAGELTPAEAASAKLFCTEVAHRVIDRCLQLHGGYGYMNEYPIARLYADNRVNRIYGGTSEIMKSIIAKSMGL, encoded by the coding sequence GTGCGCCGTACCGTTTTCAACGAGGACCACGAGGCGTTCCGCGAGACCATCCGCGCCTTCATAGAGGCCGAGGTCGTCCCCGTCTACGACGAGTGGTTCGCGGCCGGTCAGGCCCCGCGCGACTTCTACTACAAGCTCGGCGAGCTGGGCGTCTTCGGCATCAACGTCCCCGAGGAGTTCGGCGGCGCGGGCCTGGACACCCACAAGTTCGAGGCCGTCCTCTACGAAGAGACCTCCCGCGCGGGCGTGAACTTCGGCGGCTCCGGCGTCCACGTGCTGCTCGCCCTCCCCTACATCAAGATGCTGGCCGACGACGAGCAGAAGAAGCGCTACCTGCCGAAGTTCGTCTCCGGCGAGGAGATGTGGGCGCTCGCCATGACCGAGCCGGGCACCGGCTCCGACGTCGCGGGCATGAAGACCACCGCCAAGCTCTCCGAGGACGGCACGCACTACGTCCTCAACGGCTCCAAGACCTTCATCACCGGCGGCGTGCACGCCGACCGTGTGATCGTCTGCGCCCGCACCGCCGCCCCGCGCGAGGACGACCGCCGCTTCGGCATCTCCCTGTTCGCCGTGGACACCAAGTCCGAGGGCTACTCGATCGGCCGCAAGCTCGACAAGCTGGGCCTGCGCACCTCCGACACCGCCGAGCTGGCGTTCGTCGACGTCAAGGTCCCGGTCGAGGACCTGCTCGGCGAGGAGGGCAAGGGCTTCTACTACCTCGGCCACAACCTGGCCTCCGAGCGCTGGGGCATCGCGTTCGGCGCGTACGCCCAGGCCGCCGCGGCCGTCCGGTTCGCCCAGCAGTACGTCACCGACCGCACCGTCTTCGGCAAGCCGGTCGCGCACTTCCAGAACACCAAGTTCGAACTGGCCGCCTGCCAGGCCGAGGTGGACGCCGCCCAGGCCGTCGCGGACCGCGCCCTGGAGGCCCTGGACGCCGGCGAGCTGACCCCCGCCGAGGCCGCTTCCGCGAAGCTGTTCTGCACCGAGGTCGCGCACCGCGTGATCGACCGCTGCCTCCAGCTGCACGGCGGCTACGGCTACATGAACGAGTACCCGATCGCCCGCCTGTACGCCGACAACCGCGTCAACCGCATCTACGGCGGCACCAGCGAGATCATGAAGTCCATCATCGCGAAGTCGATGGGCCTGTAA
- a CDS encoding thiamine pyrophosphate-binding protein, which produces MTHDHDLVLRPTEAQTAAALAPPPGRTGGDLVVETLRSLGATTVFGLPGQHALGTFDAVGRSDLRLIGLRTENNAGFAADAYGRITGEAVPLLLSTGPGALMALPALAEAAAASAPVLAIASQVPVAGLGGGRRGHLHELRDQSASFRDVVKSVHTARTPSQIPSVIAEAWESALTAPHGPVWVEIPEDVLRAETVIPQVTGVDATPHELAPRPELTALAAHWLGRASRPVIIAGGGVIRSDAAGKLRQLAERLNAPVVTTFGGKGAFPWTHPLSLQSWLEDRHMTDFLEDADVLLVVGSGLGELSSNYHTFFPTGRVVQIEADLGKLESNHAALGIHADARLALQALLETVPEREDVQAPERVRMVLSEIEARLSTQDVTLERELLTSIRAALPARSPSFWDMTILSYWAWSAFDAKHPNTMHSAQGAGGLGYAFPAALGACIAEPGTPVLAVSGDGGAMYSIADLATAKQHDLDVTWLIVDDGGYGILREYMADSFEGRTTGTELTRPDFVALARSFGVPASTTTPETLREDLAKSLDTPGPSVVVLPARLRMFAPTHV; this is translated from the coding sequence GTGACGCACGACCACGACCTGGTACTCCGTCCCACCGAGGCCCAGACGGCGGCCGCCCTCGCGCCGCCGCCGGGGCGGACGGGCGGGGACCTGGTCGTGGAGACGCTGCGCTCGCTCGGCGCCACCACCGTGTTCGGCCTGCCGGGGCAGCACGCCCTCGGCACCTTCGACGCGGTGGGCCGTTCCGACCTGCGGCTGATCGGGCTGCGTACGGAGAACAACGCGGGGTTCGCCGCCGACGCGTACGGCCGCATCACGGGCGAGGCGGTTCCCCTGCTGCTCTCGACCGGCCCGGGCGCGCTGATGGCCCTGCCGGCCCTGGCGGAGGCGGCCGCCGCCTCGGCGCCGGTCCTCGCCATCGCCTCGCAGGTCCCGGTCGCCGGCCTCGGCGGCGGCCGCCGCGGGCACCTGCACGAGCTGCGGGACCAGTCGGCGTCGTTCCGGGACGTGGTGAAGTCGGTCCACACGGCCCGCACCCCGTCGCAGATCCCGTCCGTGATCGCGGAGGCCTGGGAATCGGCGCTGACGGCTCCCCACGGCCCGGTCTGGGTGGAGATCCCGGAGGACGTCCTGCGCGCAGAGACGGTGATCCCCCAGGTCACGGGGGTGGACGCGACCCCGCACGAGCTCGCCCCGCGGCCCGAGCTCACCGCTCTGGCGGCGCACTGGCTGGGGCGGGCCTCCCGCCCGGTGATCATCGCGGGCGGCGGGGTGATCCGCTCGGACGCGGCCGGCAAGCTGCGGCAGCTCGCGGAGCGGCTGAACGCCCCGGTGGTCACCACCTTCGGCGGCAAGGGCGCCTTCCCGTGGACGCACCCGCTGTCCCTCCAGTCCTGGCTGGAGGACCGCCACATGACGGACTTCCTGGAGGACGCGGACGTCCTCCTGGTCGTGGGCTCCGGCCTGGGCGAACTGTCCTCGAACTACCACACGTTCTTCCCGACGGGCCGGGTCGTCCAGATCGAGGCGGACCTCGGCAAGCTGGAGTCCAACCACGCGGCCCTCGGCATCCACGCGGACGCCCGCCTGGCCCTCCAGGCCCTCCTGGAAACGGTCCCGGAACGCGAGGACGTGCAGGCGCCCGAGCGCGTCCGCATGGTCCTGTCGGAGATCGAGGCCCGCCTGTCGACGCAGGACGTGACGCTGGAGCGCGAGCTCCTCACGTCGATCCGCGCGGCGCTCCCCGCCCGCTCCCCGTCCTTCTGGGACATGACGATCCTGTCCTACTGGGCCTGGTCGGCGTTCGACGCGAAGCACCCCAACACGATGCACTCGGCCCAGGGCGCGGGCGGCCTCGGCTACGCCTTCCCGGCGGCCCTCGGCGCCTGCATCGCGGAACCGGGCACCCCGGTCCTGGCCGTCTCGGGCGACGGCGGCGCGATGTACTCGATCGCGGACCTGGCGACGGCGAAGCAGCACGACCTGGACGTGACCTGGCTGATCGTGGACGACGGCGGCTACGGGATCCTGCGCGAGTACATGGCGGACTCCTTCGAGGGCCGCACGACGGGCACGGAACTCACCCGCCCGGACTTCGTCGCCCTGGCCCGGTCCTTCGGCGTCCCGGCGTCGACGACGACCCCGGAAACCCTCCGCGAAGACCTGGCCAAGTCCCTCGACACCCCGGGCCCCTCGGTGGTGGTCCTCCCGGCCAGGCTCCGCATGTTCGCCCCGACGCACGTCTGA
- a CDS encoding S28 family serine protease, whose product MRKTLGWLLSLVVLIGTMGAAGFTAQAATAAGPSAATDIKDEILAIAGMSLIEEKEYPGYRFFVLNYEQPVDHRNPSKGTFKQRLTLLHKDVSRPTVFFTSGYNVNTNPRRSEPTTIVDGNQVSLEYRFFTPSRPDPANWANLDIWQAASDQHRIFTALKKVYKKNWLATGGSKGGMTATYYERYYPRDMDGVVAYVAPNDVVNKEDSAYDRFFAKVGTKECRDKLNAVQREALVRREPLEAKYAAAAAENGWTFTTVGSLDKAYEAVVLDYVWAFWQYSLLADCASIPAAATASDQEIWDSIDTISGFSAYADQGLETYTPYYYQAGTQLGSPDIKQPHLGNLSRYGYQPPRNFVPREIPMTFQPGVMAEVDNWVKNNANQMLFVYGQNDPWGAEPFHLGYTVRDSYVMIAPGANHGANVAKLQEGEKALATQKILQWAGVAPAAALADAGRATPLAKPDAVLDQKEMEREPQLRP is encoded by the coding sequence ATGCGCAAGACGCTCGGCTGGCTGCTGTCGCTCGTGGTGCTGATCGGCACCATGGGCGCAGCCGGCTTCACGGCTCAGGCGGCCACCGCCGCAGGGCCGTCCGCCGCGACGGACATCAAGGACGAGATCCTCGCCATTGCGGGGATGAGCCTGATCGAGGAGAAGGAGTACCCCGGGTACCGCTTCTTCGTACTGAACTACGAACAGCCGGTCGACCACCGGAACCCGTCGAAGGGCACCTTCAAGCAGCGCCTCACCCTGCTGCACAAGGACGTCTCCCGGCCCACGGTGTTCTTCACCTCCGGCTACAACGTCAACACCAACCCGCGCCGCAGCGAGCCGACGACCATCGTCGACGGCAACCAGGTGTCGCTGGAGTACCGATTCTTCACGCCTTCCCGGCCCGACCCGGCCAACTGGGCCAACCTGGACATCTGGCAGGCCGCCAGCGACCAGCACCGCATCTTCACCGCCCTGAAGAAGGTCTACAAGAAGAACTGGCTCGCCACGGGCGGCAGCAAGGGCGGTATGACGGCGACGTACTACGAGCGCTACTACCCGCGTGACATGGACGGTGTCGTCGCGTACGTCGCGCCCAACGACGTGGTCAACAAGGAGGACTCGGCGTACGACCGGTTCTTCGCCAAGGTCGGCACCAAGGAGTGCCGCGACAAGCTGAACGCGGTGCAGCGCGAGGCGCTCGTCCGCCGTGAGCCGCTCGAGGCCAAGTACGCGGCCGCCGCAGCCGAGAACGGCTGGACCTTCACCACCGTCGGCAGCCTCGACAAGGCCTACGAGGCCGTCGTGCTCGACTACGTGTGGGCCTTCTGGCAGTACAGCCTGCTCGCCGACTGCGCCTCCATCCCGGCCGCCGCGACCGCGAGCGACCAGGAGATCTGGGACTCGATCGACACGATCTCCGGCTTCTCGGCCTACGCCGACCAGGGACTCGAGACGTACACGCCGTACTACTACCAGGCGGGTACGCAGCTCGGTTCGCCCGACATCAAGCAGCCGCACCTGGGGAACCTGAGCCGCTACGGCTACCAGCCGCCGCGGAACTTCGTGCCGCGCGAGATCCCGATGACCTTCCAGCCGGGGGTCATGGCGGAGGTGGACAACTGGGTGAAGAACAACGCCAACCAGATGCTGTTCGTGTACGGGCAGAACGACCCGTGGGGTGCCGAACCGTTCCACCTCGGCTACACCGTCCGCGACAGCTACGTGATGATCGCGCCCGGCGCCAACCACGGGGCCAACGTCGCCAAGCTCCAGGAGGGTGAGAAGGCGCTGGCCACGCAGAAGATCCTGCAGTGGGCCGGGGTCGCCCCGGCCGCCGCGCTCGCCGACGCGGGCCGGGCCACGCCGCTGGCGAAGCCCGACGCGGTGCTGGACCAGAAGGAGATGGAGCGCGAGCCGCAGCTGCGGCCGTAG
- the speB gene encoding agmatinase: MSTQPRGPVDSSRIPRYAGPATFARLPRLDEVGSADVAVVGVPFDSGVSYRPGARFGGNAIREASRLLRPYNPAQDASPFALAQVADAGDIAVNPFNINEAVETVEAAADELLGAGSRLMTLGGDHTIALPLLRSVAKKHGPVALLHFDAHLDTWDTYFGAEYTHGTPFRRAVEEGILDTEALSHVGTRGPLYGKQDLDDDAKMGFGIVTSADVYRRGADEVADQLRQRIGDRPLYISIDIDVLDPAHAPGTGTPEAGGMTSRELLEIIRGLSSCNLVSADVVEVAPAYDHAEITSVAASHTAYELTTIMSRQIAASRTK, from the coding sequence ATGAGCACGCAGCCGCGCGGCCCCGTCGACTCCTCCCGCATCCCGCGCTACGCGGGCCCCGCGACCTTCGCCCGGCTGCCCCGCCTGGACGAGGTCGGCTCGGCCGACGTCGCCGTGGTCGGTGTCCCCTTCGACTCCGGTGTCTCGTACCGCCCCGGTGCCCGCTTCGGCGGCAACGCCATCCGCGAGGCCTCCCGCCTGCTGCGTCCGTACAACCCGGCGCAGGACGCGTCCCCGTTCGCGCTCGCCCAGGTGGCGGACGCCGGTGACATCGCGGTGAACCCCTTCAACATCAACGAGGCCGTCGAGACGGTCGAGGCGGCCGCGGACGAGCTCCTCGGTGCCGGCTCCCGCCTGATGACCCTCGGCGGCGACCACACCATCGCACTCCCGCTGCTCCGCTCCGTCGCCAAGAAGCACGGCCCGGTGGCGCTGCTGCACTTCGACGCGCACCTGGACACCTGGGACACGTACTTCGGCGCCGAGTACACGCACGGCACGCCGTTCCGCCGCGCCGTGGAGGAGGGCATCCTCGACACCGAGGCGCTCTCCCACGTCGGCACCCGCGGCCCGCTCTACGGCAAGCAGGACCTCGACGACGACGCCAAGATGGGCTTCGGCATCGTGACCTCGGCCGACGTCTACCGCCGCGGTGCGGACGAGGTCGCGGACCAGCTGCGCCAGCGCATCGGCGACCGCCCGCTGTACATCTCGATCGACATCGACGTGCTCGACCCGGCGCACGCGCCCGGCACCGGCACCCCCGAGGCGGGCGGCATGACCTCCCGCGAGCTGCTGGAGATCATCCGCGGCCTGTCCTCCTGCAACCTGGTCTCGGCCGACGTCGTCGAGGTCGCCCCGGCGTACGATCACGCCGAGATCACCTCGGTCGCGGCCTCGCACACCGCGTACGAGCTGACGACGATCATGAGCCGCCAGATCGCTGCGTCGCGGACGAAGTGA